One segment of Bacteroides caecimuris DNA contains the following:
- a CDS encoding DUF3810 domain-containing protein produces the protein MMKNKPNVRYLALGALLILVWLTQWIPALATIYSQTIYPLISYVLSFFSGLFPFAIGDLFIFLSITGVIVYPFYARLRKKLPWKKILLRDGEYLLWIYVWFYLAWGLNYSQKNFYQRTEIPYTAYTPEIFQEFVDDYITQLNRSYTPVNSINQDLIREETVRIYHQLSDSLGVHRPPHEHPRVKTMLFTPFISMVGVTGSMGPFFCEFTLNGDLLPVNYPTTYAHELAHLLGITSEAEANFYAYQVCTRSEAMGIRFSGYFSILGHVLGNAQRLLPEEEYTRLFKRIRPEIIELAKNNQAYWAAKYSPVVGAVQDWIYDLYLKGNKIESGRQNYSEVVGLLISYQEWKKK, from the coding sequence ATGATGAAAAATAAGCCAAATGTAAGATATTTAGCCTTAGGAGCATTATTAATCCTGGTGTGGCTAACGCAATGGATTCCTGCTCTGGCAACGATCTATTCTCAAACAATCTATCCCCTTATCTCCTACGTCCTGTCGTTTTTTTCCGGTTTATTTCCTTTTGCCATAGGGGATTTATTTATTTTCCTTAGCATCACAGGCGTGATTGTTTATCCCTTTTATGCCCGTCTCCGCAAGAAGTTGCCTTGGAAGAAAATCTTATTGCGCGACGGAGAATACTTATTATGGATTTATGTATGGTTCTATCTGGCATGGGGCCTGAACTACTCGCAGAAAAATTTCTATCAACGAACAGAAATCCCGTATACCGCCTATACTCCCGAGATTTTCCAAGAATTCGTAGATGATTATATTACTCAACTGAACCGCTCGTATACTCCTGTCAATAGTATCAATCAAGATTTGATACGAGAGGAAACTGTGCGAATCTATCATCAGTTAAGTGATAGTCTGGGCGTACATCGCCCTCCACACGAGCATCCGAGGGTGAAAACAATGTTATTCACTCCCTTCATTTCGATGGTAGGGGTAACGGGTAGCATGGGGCCTTTCTTCTGCGAGTTTACACTTAACGGAGATTTGCTTCCCGTTAATTATCCGACCACTTATGCTCACGAACTAGCCCATTTATTAGGTATCACCAGTGAAGCGGAAGCTAATTTCTATGCTTATCAGGTTTGCACCCGTTCAGAAGCGATGGGAATCCGTTTTTCCGGATATTTCTCTATATTGGGACATGTATTGGGAAATGCGCAAAGATTACTCCCGGAAGAAGAATACACCCGACTGTTTAAACGCATCCGACCGGAAATTATCGAATTGGCTAAGAATAATCAAGCGTATTGGGCTGCCAAGTATAGCCCTGTGGTCGGTGCTGTGCAGGATTGGATATATGACCTTTATCTGAAAGGGAATAAGATAGAAAGCGGACGACAAAACTATTCGGAAGTTGTGGGACTGCTCATTTCCTATCAGGAGTGGAAAAAGAAATAA
- the mazG gene encoding nucleoside triphosphate pyrophosphohydrolase: MSHTRQEQMEAFGRFLDILDELRVKCPWDRKQTNESLRPNTIEETYELCDALMRDDKKEICKELGDVLLHVAFYAKIGSETGDFDIKDVCDKLCDKLIFRHPHVFGEVKAETAGQVSENWEQLKLKEKDGNKSVLSGVPTALPSLIKAYRIQDKARNVGFDWEEREQVWDKVKEEIGEFQDEVANMDKDKAEAEFGDVMFSLINAARLYKINPDNALELTNQKFIRRFNYLEEHTIKEGKSLKDMSLEEMDAIWNEAKKKGL; encoded by the coding sequence ATGTCACATACCAGACAAGAACAGATGGAAGCCTTCGGACGCTTCCTGGACATTCTCGACGAACTGCGTGTTAAATGTCCCTGGGACCGCAAACAGACCAATGAAAGTCTGCGTCCCAACACCATAGAAGAGACTTACGAACTTTGCGACGCCCTGATGAGGGATGACAAGAAAGAAATCTGCAAGGAATTGGGCGACGTATTATTGCACGTTGCTTTCTATGCCAAGATAGGCTCGGAAACAGGAGATTTTGACATCAAAGATGTTTGCGACAAACTGTGTGATAAACTGATTTTCCGCCACCCGCATGTATTCGGAGAGGTAAAAGCAGAGACAGCAGGACAAGTTTCCGAGAATTGGGAACAGTTGAAGCTAAAGGAGAAAGACGGCAATAAGAGTGTCTTGAGCGGTGTACCTACTGCCCTCCCCTCGCTCATCAAGGCTTATCGTATTCAAGACAAAGCCCGCAATGTAGGCTTCGACTGGGAAGAGCGTGAACAAGTATGGGATAAAGTGAAGGAAGAAATCGGAGAATTCCAGGATGAAGTAGCCAATATGGATAAGGACAAGGCGGAAGCTGAATTCGGTGACGTCATGTTTAGTCTTATCAATGCAGCGCGTCTCTACAAGATCAATCCTGATAATGCTTTGGAACTTACCAATCAAAAGTTTATCCGTCGCTTCAATTATTTGGAGGAACATACTATCAAGGAAGGAAAAAGCCTGAAAGATATGTCTCTCGAAGAGATGGATGCTATTTGGAATGAAGCAAAGAAAAAAGGACTGTAA
- a CDS encoding valine--tRNA ligase: MELASKYNPADVEGKWYQYWLDHKLFSSKPDGREPYTIVIPPPNVTGVLHMGHMLNNTIQDILVRRARMEGKNACWVPGTDHASIATEAKVVNKLASQGIKKTDLTRDEFLKHAWEWTDEHGGIILKQLRKLGASCDWDRTAFTMDKKRSESVIKVFVDLFDKGLIYRGVRMVNWDPKALTALSDEEVIYKEEHGKLYYLRYKVEGDAEGRYAVVATTRPETIMGDTAMCINPNDPKNAWLKGKKVIVPLVNRVIPVIEDDYVDIEFGTGCLKVTPAHDVNDYMLGEKYNLPSIDIFNDNGTLSEAAGMYIGMDRFDVRKQIEKDLEAAGLLEKTEAYTNKVGYSERTNVVIEPKLSMQWFLKMQHLADMALPPVMNDDLKFYPAKYKNTYRHWMENIKDWCISRQLWWGHRIPAYFLPEGGYVVAATPEEALAKAKEKTGNAALTIEELRQDEDCLDTWFSSWLWPISLFDGINNPGNEEIKYYYPTSDLVTGPDIIFFWVARMIMAGYEYEGQMPFKNVYFTGIVRDKQGRKMSKSLGNSPDPLELIEKYGADGVRMGMMLSAPAGNDILFDDALCEQGRNFCNKIWNAFRLIKGWTNAGDTIEIPVEAHLAVQWFDQRLDAAAVEVADLFSKYRLSEALMLVYKLFWDEFSSWLLEIVKPAYGQPVNGFIYSMVLSSFERLLELLHPFMPFITEELWQQLREREPGASLMVTRMKAPHEVNENFLKEFELAKEIISNVRSIRLQKNIALKEQLELQVVGSHPVEKMNPVIIKMCNLSAVTVVESKSEGAASFMMGTTEFAVPLGNMIDVEAEIARMEAELKHKEGFLQGVMKKLSNEKFVNNAPAAVIELERKKQADAESIINSLKESIAALKKA, translated from the coding sequence ATGGAATTAGCAAGTAAGTACAATCCCGCTGACGTGGAGGGAAAGTGGTACCAGTATTGGCTGGACCACAAATTATTCAGTTCAAAACCCGATGGCCGTGAACCTTACACCATCGTCATCCCGCCCCCGAACGTCACCGGTGTGTTACACATGGGACACATGCTTAATAATACCATCCAGGATATTTTAGTTCGTCGTGCCCGTATGGAAGGCAAGAATGCTTGCTGGGTGCCGGGAACTGACCATGCTTCTATTGCTACCGAAGCTAAAGTTGTAAACAAACTCGCTTCTCAAGGTATCAAGAAAACCGATCTGACTCGTGACGAATTCCTGAAACATGCTTGGGAATGGACAGACGAGCACGGTGGTATTATCCTGAAACAACTCCGTAAACTCGGCGCATCTTGCGACTGGGATCGTACTGCTTTCACTATGGATAAGAAACGTAGTGAAAGTGTAATCAAAGTATTTGTCGATCTGTTCGATAAAGGATTGATTTATCGTGGCGTCCGCATGGTAAACTGGGACCCGAAAGCCTTGACTGCCCTTTCTGACGAAGAGGTAATCTACAAGGAAGAACACGGAAAACTGTATTATCTCCGCTACAAAGTAGAAGGTGACGCGGAAGGTCGCTACGCGGTTGTTGCAACCACCCGTCCTGAAACAATTATGGGTGATACGGCTATGTGTATCAATCCGAACGACCCGAAGAACGCGTGGCTGAAAGGAAAGAAAGTAATCGTTCCGCTGGTAAACCGTGTCATTCCTGTGATTGAGGATGATTATGTAGACATCGAATTCGGTACGGGTTGTCTGAAAGTAACCCCGGCCCATGATGTAAACGACTATATGCTGGGTGAAAAATACAACTTGCCTAGTATCGATATCTTCAATGACAATGGTACATTGAGCGAAGCTGCCGGTATGTATATCGGTATGGATCGTTTCGATGTTCGTAAACAGATAGAGAAAGACCTTGAAGCTGCCGGATTGCTCGAAAAGACGGAAGCCTATACCAATAAGGTAGGATATTCGGAACGTACCAACGTGGTGATTGAGCCGAAACTCTCTATGCAGTGGTTCCTTAAGATGCAGCATTTGGCGGATATGGCATTGCCGCCTGTAATGAACGACGACCTGAAGTTCTATCCGGCAAAATATAAGAACACCTACCGTCACTGGATGGAGAACATCAAAGACTGGTGTATCAGCCGCCAGTTGTGGTGGGGACACCGTATTCCCGCTTACTTCCTGCCGGAAGGTGGTTATGTAGTAGCCGCTACTCCCGAAGAAGCATTGGCAAAAGCCAAAGAAAAGACAGGCAACGCAGCCCTGACAATCGAAGAACTCCGTCAGGATGAAGACTGTCTGGACACTTGGTTCTCTTCTTGGTTGTGGCCTATCTCTTTGTTCGATGGCATCAACAATCCGGGCAACGAAGAAATCAAATACTACTATCCGACAAGCGACCTTGTGACAGGACCGGACATTATCTTCTTCTGGGTAGCTCGTATGATTATGGCAGGCTACGAATACGAGGGACAGATGCCGTTTAAAAACGTATACTTTACAGGAATCGTTCGTGATAAACAGGGACGTAAGATGTCTAAATCGCTTGGTAACTCTCCCGATCCATTGGAACTGATCGAAAAGTATGGTGCCGACGGTGTGCGTATGGGTATGATGCTTTCGGCTCCTGCCGGCAACGACATTCTTTTCGATGATGCCCTTTGCGAGCAGGGACGTAACTTCTGCAATAAGATATGGAATGCTTTCCGTCTGATTAAAGGATGGACCAATGCCGGAGATACGATTGAAATTCCGGTCGAGGCTCATCTGGCTGTTCAATGGTTCGACCAAAGACTGGATGCAGCTGCGGTTGAAGTTGCCGATTTGTTCTCTAAATATCGTTTGAGCGAAGCATTGATGCTGGTTTACAAACTGTTTTGGGATGAGTTCTCTTCTTGGTTGCTGGAAATTGTGAAACCTGCTTATGGACAGCCCGTTAATGGCTTTATTTATAGTATGGTGCTTAGTTCTTTCGAACGTCTGCTTGAGTTGCTGCATCCTTTCATGCCGTTTATCACAGAAGAACTGTGGCAGCAACTGCGTGAGCGCGAACCGGGTGCAAGTTTGATGGTTACTCGAATGAAGGCGCCTCATGAAGTAAACGAGAACTTCCTGAAAGAATTTGAATTGGCTAAGGAAATTATCAGTAATGTTCGCAGCATTCGTTTGCAGAAGAATATTGCTTTGAAGGAACAACTCGAATTGCAGGTTGTGGGTAGTCATCCGGTAGAAAAAATGAATCCGGTGATTATCAAGATGTGTAATCTTTCTGCTGTAACAGTGGTGGAAAGCAAATCGGAAGGTGCTGCTTCTTTCATGATGGGAACAACAGAATTTGCTGTTCCATTGGGTAATATGATTGACGTGGAAGCGGAAATTGCCCGTATGGAAGCAGAACTGAAGCACAAAGAAGGATTCTTGCAAGGTGTAATGAAGAAACTTAGCAATGAAAAATTCGTCAATAATGCTCCGGCTGCTGTTATCGAACTAGAACGTAAGAAACAGGCCGATGCTGAAAGTATTATTAATTCTTTGAAAGAAAGCATTGCTGCTTTGAAGAAAGCGTAA